One genomic segment of Mangifera indica cultivar Alphonso chromosome 6, CATAS_Mindica_2.1, whole genome shotgun sequence includes these proteins:
- the LOC123219496 gene encoding O-fucosyltransferase 23, producing the protein MDFSLNCKSSRLFGIHLTSLTCKCLVLIAIFLVFRTFCMPSISGYGGVRVEQNRIDLIQSESLALDSGYGIRRDKFLEVPQIVWGLNNQKIAFARACLTARLLNRTLLMPSLSASLFYKEVDLLQPISFDKVFQFERFNSLCKGFVQLGRFSDVSNRSRVFEIHKGSGRRWTIERDLDQLREAREEPSTNEYEVIRIVGKNPFLWHDHWPVKDYARALECLVLVDEFSKEADRVVSKIREVGRDIRSAQNGKDTDGSSLQQVPYVAVHMRVEIDWMIHCKKLEQRSKMSEICSSKEEIMERVGNIAGLETPLIVYLAVADTLLGNSSILSGWKEGLVPFEKKKLGVDGVYKKYPYLIQSAIDYEVCLRADVFVGNSFSTFSSLIVLERTQKMIRTGMANSCGTDVMWPSYAYNILGESNGPRRWMTNISDSSLRAISYGSNAISCSTS; encoded by the coding sequence ATGGACTTTTCGTTGAATTGTAAGAGTTCTAGATTGTTTGGGATTCATTTGACTTCTTTGACATGTAAATGTCTTGTTTTGATTGCTATTTTTCTGGTTTTTAGAACTTTCTGTATGCCTTCAATTTCTGGATATGGTGGGGTTAGGGTTGAACAGAATAGGATTGATTTGATTCAGAGTGAATCTCTGGCCCTGGATTCTGGTTATGGAATTAGGAGAGATAAGTTTTTGGAGGTTCCTCAAATTGTTTGGGGCCTAAACAATCAAAAGATTGCATTTGCAAGAGCATGTTTGACTGCTAGATTGCTTAATAGAACACTTTTGATGCCTAGTTTAAGTGCTTCTTTGTTCTATAAGGAAGTTGATCTCTTGCAGCCTATTTCATTTGACAAAGTGTTTCAATTTGAAAGGTTTAATTCGCTTTGTAAAGGGTTTGTTCAATTGGGTCGGTTTTCCGATGTTTCTAATAGGAGCAGAGTTTTCGAGATTCACAAGGGAAGTGGAAGGAGGTGGACGATTGAGAGAGATTTGGATCAGTTGAGGGAGGCCAGAGAGGAACCATCGACCAATGAGTATGAGGTGATTCGAATTGTTGGGAAGAATCCCTTTTTGTGGCACGATCATTGGCCTGTTAAGGACTATGCAAGAGCCCTTGAATGCTTAGTTTTGGTTGATGAATTCTCAAAAGAAGCTGATAGAGTTGTGTCTAAAATTAGAGAGGTAGGAAGGGACATTAGAAGTGCACAAAATGGCAAGGATACAGATGGTTCCTCGTTGCAACAGGTTCCTTATGTAGCAGTCCACATGAGGGTAGAGATAGACTGGATGATTCATTGTAAAAAATTAGAGCAGAGATCGAAGATGAGTGAGATTTGTAGTAGCAAGGAGGAGATTATGGAGAGAGTGGGGAACATTGCAGGCCTGGAAACACCATTGATTGTTTACCTTGCGGTGGCTGATACTCTGCTTGGAAACTCTTCTATACTTAGTGGCTGGAAAGAAGGCTTAGTTCcatttgagaaaaagaaattaggtGTTGATGGTGTTTACAAGAAGTACCCGTATCTCATTCAATCGGCAATAGACTATGAAGTGTGCTTGAGGGCTGATGTCTTCGTGGGGAACAGTTTCTCCACATTTTCAAGCCTCATAGTTCTTGAGAGAACACAAAAGATGATCAGAACTGGCATGGCTAATTCATGTGGTACCGATGTAATGTGGCCTTCTTATGCATATAACATATTGGGAGAGTCAAATGGTCCCCGAAGATGGATGACAA